ATCTCAAATTCATGCAACACCTATGGTAACATTCGGTGCGGTTTTAATGTTATTGGGTGTTTTAGGAGAAAGTGGTGTGGCACCGTTCTTTGCATCAAAAGCTGAAATGTTTAGGACTGCAGGATCACCATTTTTAGTAATTATACATTTAAGCTCATTGTTTATTATTATAAGGGCTATTGAGATTTTATTGTTGGTTTTGTTATGAGGTAATAATTATGATTAGTCAGAAAACAATTTCTAGTATATTGTTAATCTTATCCACATTAGCTATTCTATATGCTTTAATATTTCCAATTTCAGTTTGGATGGTTTATGCTATAGCTATTATTTGCATTCCTTTATG
This genomic interval from Methanobrevibacter sp. contains the following:
- a CDS encoding DUF788 domain-containing protein, encoding MISQKTISSILLILSTLAILYALIFPISVWMVYAIAIICIPLWILCLGLVTMAKPRKGDKEGRVKEPFTGY